Part of the Flavobacterium alkalisoli genome is shown below.
TAATGCAAACCCTTCTTCATTTGCTGCTTTAGCTGCTGAGAACAGCGAAGACCCGGGGTCTAAAAACAATGGTGGTACTTATGATAACATCGTACCTGGTCAAATGGTGCCTCAGTTTAATGATTTCGTGTTTAACAGCCCGGTTGGAAAAACTGGTGTTGTTGAGACAGATTTCGGTTACCACGTAATTAAAGTTGATGCAAAATATGACGCTGTACAGTTAGCAACTATTGCTCTTTCGGTTCAGCCAAGTGAAGCTACAAGTGATGCAGTGTTTGAAAAAGCAGCTCAGTTTGAACTTGATGCTCAGGAAAAACCGTTTGAAGAAGTAGCTAAAGCTGCCAGCCTTAGTCCGGTACAGGTTCAGAAATTACTTCCTAACGATGAAGCTGTTCAGGGATTAGGTTCTCAAAGAGCTATCGTTATGTGGGCTTTCTCTAAAGACACTAAAGAAGGTTCTGTTAAGAAATTTGATACTTCTGACGGACATGTAATAGCAAGGGTAACTAATGTAAATACAACAGGATTATTACCTCTTGAAGAAGCTAAATTAGTAGTAGGCCCAATTCTTAGAAATGAGAAGAAAGCTGAAATGATAAAAGAGAAAATGAAAGGTGATACTCTTGAGGCTGTTGCTCAGGCATCAGGTTCTAAAGTGTCTACTGCAGAGAATGTAACTTTAAGTGGTGCTATGGTTCCTACTGTAGGTCCTGAGCCTAAAGTTGTAGGTACTGCTTATGCTCTTGAAAAAGATAAAACTTCTGGTCTTGTTATTGGTAAATCAGGTGTGTTCATGCTAAAAGTTAAGAGCGTTGAAAAAGCTCCTGAACTTCCTAACTACAACTCTTACTTATCAAGAGTAGAGAGAGAAGAAAAGAACAGAGTAAATCAGCTAATTACTCCGGCATTAAAAGAAAATGCTGACATTGAAGACGAAAGATCAAACAACTAATAGTTGTACAGATAATAAAAATCCCGCCTTAGGCGGGATTTTTTATTTTTTTATAATATCATGTCTTTGTAAGGTATGATAACAGAGTAACCTTTTTCTTTAAAATAGTGTGTAGTATCCGCTTCATCAGTTAAAGATACTGCAAGTATAAAATCGCCGCCCCATGCTCCTAAGCTTTTTACAGTGCCATTAAAGTTAGCGAAAAACTCTTCTTTTACTATTGGTAGTTCAAGGACTTTACTCATTATCTCTGCATGCTCATCCATAAGGTTTATAAATTCACTAATATCCTGAGTTTTTAAGGCTCTTTGAGTGATAGAGTTTATTTTACTGATAACAGCGGCAATGTCATTCTTTTTGCTCTTGTAGGCTTCTATAGCGCTTCGGCTGTTTTGTTTTTGGTTAAGGTATACAAAGAACAGCCTGTTTGCAAAAGGAGGGTTGAAATCAGTTTTTTCAACTATTTGGTTGTTATTCTCAAGTCGGTATATTATTGCTGTGTTGTTTTGTGCGCAGGCAATATCATATCCACTTCCTCCAAAGCTTTCATTAAGCAGCGTGTAAGCATTAATGCCAAACCACTGTGCAATGTTGTTTATAAGGGTAGAAGAGGTGCCTAAAC
Proteins encoded:
- a CDS encoding GYDIA family GHMP kinase, which encodes MKKTFYSNGKLLITGEYTVLDGANAFALPTKYGQYLHIKPGKDKTITWKSFDSDKSIWFKDSVSFSEIDNGITQNTDPVTKTLVKILNVAHNLNPDVLNKSNGFDIITELTFPRKWGLGTSSTLINNIAQWFGINAYTLLNESFGGSGYDIACAQNNTAIIYRLENNNQIVEKTDFNPPFANRLFFVYLNQKQNSRSAIEAYKSKKNDIAAVISKINSITQRALKTQDISEFINLMDEHAEIMSKVLELPIVKEEFFANFNGTVKSLGAWGGDFILAVSLTDEADTTHYFKEKGYSVIIPYKDMIL